A region of Oceanicoccus sp. KOV_DT_Chl DNA encodes the following proteins:
- a CDS encoding ABC transporter substrate-binding protein: MPAYIALLLVTIIFTPQTWAAPCEKTLRIAWEPFSPYLVNNADGSMTGVDAAVVEQVLKEMQCSISWHYMPWQRTLIEIAKGSIDIAAAASKTAARQEWMYYSDVYRNENIALFVRKNETANIEINQLIDIKDIPFRLGLVSGSYFGKTLETALKNQDFQSKITWVVNTDQLPKMLHAQWIDGFITHKAVGYDLNNKHNSSSEIDVYPIEISNDPLYYIFSKKSISPQFVDEFNRTLQAMKTDASYQQLLAE, from the coding sequence ATGCCAGCTTATATCGCACTTTTGCTAGTAACCATTATCTTCACACCACAAACCTGGGCCGCACCCTGTGAAAAAACATTGCGTATCGCTTGGGAGCCCTTTTCACCTTATTTGGTTAACAACGCTGACGGTTCCATGACTGGTGTCGACGCTGCAGTTGTTGAGCAGGTGCTCAAAGAAATGCAATGCTCGATAAGCTGGCACTACATGCCATGGCAAAGAACCTTAATAGAAATAGCAAAAGGATCAATTGACATTGCTGCGGCAGCTTCAAAAACCGCCGCACGACAAGAATGGATGTATTATTCTGACGTCTATCGCAATGAAAATATCGCTCTGTTTGTGCGCAAAAATGAAACTGCCAACATTGAAATTAATCAACTCATTGATATCAAAGACATACCTTTTCGATTAGGTTTAGTGTCAGGCTCTTATTTTGGAAAAACACTTGAGACAGCATTAAAAAATCAGGATTTCCAGTCTAAAATAACCTGGGTTGTAAATACCGACCAACTGCCAAAAATGCTGCATGCCCAGTGGATTGATGGCTTTATAACCCATAAAGCAGTTGGTTATGACTTGAACAATAAACACAACTCATCCAGTGAAATCGACGTCTATCCAATCGAAATAAGCAATGATCCGCTCTACTATATATTCAGTAAAAAAAGTATAAGCCCGCAATTTGTTGATGAATTTAATCGAACCCTGCAAGCCATGAAAACAGATGCTAGTTATCAACAACTATTAGCTGAGTAA
- a CDS encoding ankyrin repeat domain-containing protein, which produces MKAALAEGADPNGWIDQEQKTPLIIIAALWADPDSIKALLAAGANPNSRAKSRNKSVENPSPLDMLAFSENERALESIDVLIAAGANVEDSMLLSGACWRGDIVFYQRIKKLAGLLLADADNNNCLHHAAKMNRVELLSFLLISDDPDKEAFNALLAAVNQQQNTPLDIAIVYGHTEAALIIMSAAGVSNNPQIERYLRRLPASPSAVTLRNRLMPATR; this is translated from the coding sequence GTGAAAGCGGCGCTGGCTGAAGGCGCAGACCCTAACGGCTGGATTGATCAAGAGCAAAAAACGCCACTAATAATTATCGCCGCGCTCTGGGCCGATCCCGACAGTATCAAGGCGTTATTGGCTGCGGGGGCAAATCCCAATAGTCGCGCAAAATCGCGAAACAAGTCAGTGGAGAACCCAAGTCCATTGGATATGCTCGCTTTTTCAGAGAATGAACGCGCACTTGAAAGCATCGATGTGCTGATAGCAGCAGGGGCTAATGTCGAAGACTCCATGCTTTTGAGTGGAGCCTGTTGGCGTGGCGATATTGTGTTCTATCAACGGATTAAAAAACTAGCTGGTTTGCTGTTGGCCGATGCGGATAATAATAATTGCTTACACCATGCAGCTAAGATGAATCGAGTAGAGTTGCTCTCATTCCTATTGATTAGTGATGATCCGGATAAAGAAGCTTTTAACGCGTTGTTAGCGGCAGTCAATCAGCAACAAAACACTCCGCTGGATATCGCAATCGTTTATGGTCATACCGAAGCAGCGCTAATTATTATGAGTGCTGCCGGTGTCTCCAATAATCCACAGATTGAACGGTATTTGCGGCGACTACCAGCAAGCCCCTCAGCGGTAACGCTTCGCAACCGGCTTATGCCAGCTACCAGATAG
- a CDS encoding AraC family transcriptional regulator: MLQNSHLALSANNFDNSPPLIFILGRKRGSKHINTDPRYIIWLLDFLSSLGMDINTIAANHGVNLNALQDPNAVVSAEQHRGLLSDARQCYQGTDLGLALGLHRSIATLDQLAYLMISSATFREASSVGLKYQNYSGRFSGHLVVTSFSEIQAQGCYQIDAKTELGELRLLAIEDILANIVTTCRWVLGQALPVTKLRCNYPAPAHAARYQTIFQCPVEFDAPVTQLFFNAAILDQPITSVQPAKCRAV, translated from the coding sequence ATGTTACAAAACAGTCATTTGGCATTATCAGCCAACAACTTCGATAATAGCCCTCCTCTTATTTTTATACTTGGCCGCAAGCGCGGGAGTAAACATATTAATACTGACCCACGTTATATTATTTGGCTACTGGATTTTTTATCCAGCTTGGGGATGGATATCAATACTATCGCCGCCAACCATGGCGTTAATCTAAACGCCCTGCAAGATCCAAATGCCGTGGTCAGCGCCGAACAACATCGCGGCCTACTCAGTGACGCCCGCCAATGCTATCAGGGCACTGACCTTGGCCTGGCGTTGGGGCTACACCGCTCTATTGCCACCCTCGACCAACTCGCCTATTTAATGATAAGCAGCGCCACATTTCGTGAAGCCAGCAGCGTCGGGCTCAAATACCAAAATTATTCAGGCAGATTCTCTGGTCATTTGGTAGTTACTTCGTTCAGTGAAATTCAAGCGCAGGGTTGCTATCAAATTGATGCTAAAACAGAACTAGGCGAACTGCGATTACTTGCCATAGAAGACATCCTCGCCAATATCGTAACGACTTGTCGCTGGGTACTCGGTCAAGCACTACCGGTCACGAAACTGCGTTGTAATTATCCTGCACCGGCTCACGCCGCACGCTATCAAACTATTTTTCAATGCCCGGTAGAGTTTGACGCACCGGTGACGCAATTATTTTTTAATGCTGCCATTCTCGATCAACCCATTACCTCAGTCCAGCCCGCAAAGTGCCGCGCTGTATAA
- a CDS encoding helix-turn-helix transcriptional regulator has product MAALANNCRRPCRPLRSITPRNGCCSSRTLSRKLLAQGWQYQQLIDQVREIHARRHLSDPTLSITHIGQQLGYADSSGFHRAFKKWTGLSPRAFRETLFAVR; this is encoded by the coding sequence ATGGCGGCTTTGGCAAATAATTGTCGAAGACCCTGCCGCCCCCTTCGCTCCATAACGCCGCGCAACGGTTGCTGCAGTAGCCGCACCCTGAGTCGCAAACTATTAGCTCAGGGCTGGCAATACCAACAGTTAATCGATCAAGTAAGGGAAATCCACGCTCGACGCCATTTAAGCGACCCCACCCTGTCGATTACTCACATCGGCCAGCAATTGGGTTATGCCGATAGCTCTGGCTTTCATCGCGCGTTCAAAAAATGGACCGGCCTATCACCACGCGCATTTCGCGAAACGTTGTTCGCCGTCAGATAA
- a CDS encoding class II aldolase/adducin family protein, with the protein MGSPLYNEYEGTFENEATSLSAVEALGDAKWALLANHGSLVVGKDLRQAHLRAITLEWRSKRAYEVELAGGGKPLNDDESDQSIYRR; encoded by the coding sequence GTGGGGTCCCCCCTCTACAATGAATATGAAGGCACTTTTGAAAACGAAGCCACCAGCTTATCGGCGGTAGAGGCACTCGGCGATGCCAAATGGGCGTTGCTGGCAAACCACGGTTCCTTAGTGGTAGGCAAAGATCTTCGGCAAGCCCACCTTAGAGCAATCACGTTGGAATGGCGTAGCAAACGCGCCTACGAAGTGGAATTAGCCGGGGGCGGCAAGCCATTAAATGATGATGAAAGTGACCAAAGTATCTATCGCCGATGA
- a CDS encoding TauD/TfdA family dioxygenase: MALTVTPLNNVGVEVSGFDINKPLTEDIKAELKSLWYEHAILLFRDQDISALKNN; this comes from the coding sequence ATGGCACTTACCGTAACTCCACTTAATAACGTCGGTGTAGAAGTTTCAGGGTTTGATATCAATAAACCGCTCACAGAAGACATTAAAGCTGAACTCAAATCGCTTTGGTACGAGCATGCAATATTGTTATTTCGCGATCAGGATATATCAGCCCTGAAAAACAATTGA
- a CDS encoding TauD/TfdA family dioxygenase translates to MEIHPLKVNTSDQYPELFVLENGGDKDKFNTAFYQGEEIVGRLDWHMDLHYTARPNHGALLRAVIVAAEDGLTGFGDLAKAYDALDDDTKTLIEKLEVAYSFSMQRHHMRYVN, encoded by the coding sequence TTGGAAATACACCCGCTTAAGGTCAACACCAGTGACCAGTACCCGGAGTTATTTGTATTGGAAAATGGCGGTGACAAAGATAAGTTCAATACCGCTTTCTATCAGGGCGAAGAAATTGTTGGCCGGCTGGATTGGCATATGGATCTACACTACACCGCGCGCCCGAATCATGGTGCGTTGCTGCGCGCTGTGATCGTAGCAGCGGAAGATGGCCTCACCGGTTTTGGCGATCTCGCCAAGGCCTATGATGCATTGGATGACGATACCAAAACCCTAATTGAAAAATTGGAAGTGGCCTATAGCTTTAGTATGCAACGTCATCATATGCGCTATGTGAATTAG
- a CDS encoding TauD/TfdA family dioxygenase, with product MGFPDFSDAVYPAVVTHPISGRKVLEVVEQFLDRVITPQQFGLSNDESIELLERLVAHTKKPEFTYFHQWREGDMVLWDNWRAMHCTTGTKPGIKRLINRTTIEGDITLGRVLTAE from the coding sequence ATCGGTTTTCCGGATTTCTCAGACGCGGTATATCCCGCTGTGGTTACTCACCCAATCAGTGGTCGTAAAGTCCTTGAAGTCGTAGAGCAGTTTCTTGACCGCGTTATCACCCCGCAGCAGTTTGGCCTGTCTAACGACGAATCCATTGAGCTGCTTGAGCGTTTAGTGGCACATACCAAAAAACCTGAATTCACTTACTTTCATCAATGGCGGGAAGGCGACATGGTGTTATGGGATAACTGGCGGGCGATGCATTGCACTACTGGCACCAAGCCCGGTATTAAACGGCTGATAAACCGCACCACCATTGAAGGGGATATTACTTTAGGGCGGGTACTAACAGCAGAATAA
- a CDS encoding AMP-binding protein — protein sequence MNKLDLSNSADRTFPRILRQQAEQNGDTAFLITDNSSINFAQADSITDRLAAGLQELGIGSGDIVSLFLGNRPEMVLLALAVNKLGAIWTPINGDYKGAWLLDNVQMSRAKILITDDQFQQRIAEIEDQLEIDTIVLVGDIAASELKSPVDYQQLLNHPPVVFDYSDLHYGDNCAILWTSGTTGKSKGVLQSYNCWIRAIVDGCSRQYDSQPGDSIYCVLPLFHTAAWITSIYRALIEGIPCIIEPRFSVTTFWQRIKNFGATQTFLLGAMGAFLLNAPERDDDSETPLRIAQIVPLAPNQWPIFEQRFNLHLLRTGLGQSECQMVMSQLENRDDVPVYALGFPAADTIIHLLDDEGKEVASGEVGEICIKPLQPYVLFNGYFDNPKATAEAYFGDYYRTGDLARQDPNTGAYFYADRKKDALRFAGRNISTLEVESIVRRHPAIKDVAAFGIPSAEVESEQELKLNIILKEGNTCSAEELCGFINDNAPHYFVPRYMNFVDALPYTPTNKVQKFKLREEGIDEQTWDLKKSQYVVRK from the coding sequence ATGAATAAACTCGATCTTTCCAATAGCGCTGACAGAACATTCCCGCGCATCCTCAGGCAACAGGCCGAGCAAAATGGTGACACAGCGTTTCTGATCACCGATAACAGCAGTATTAACTTTGCCCAGGCCGACTCGATCACTGACCGCCTGGCGGCAGGCTTGCAGGAACTCGGCATAGGTAGTGGCGATATTGTTTCCCTGTTTCTCGGTAACCGCCCGGAGATGGTGTTACTTGCGTTGGCTGTTAACAAACTCGGAGCGATCTGGACACCAATTAATGGTGACTACAAAGGCGCATGGCTGTTAGATAACGTGCAAATGTCACGCGCCAAAATACTCATCACCGATGATCAGTTTCAACAGCGCATCGCCGAAATAGAAGATCAACTTGAAATTGACACTATCGTACTTGTGGGTGATATAGCAGCCAGTGAATTAAAGTCCCCGGTCGACTACCAGCAATTACTTAATCACCCGCCGGTGGTATTCGATTATAGCGACCTGCACTATGGTGATAACTGTGCCATCCTCTGGACATCAGGCACTACTGGTAAATCCAAAGGCGTATTACAAAGCTATAACTGTTGGATACGCGCCATTGTAGACGGCTGTAGTCGACAATATGATTCACAACCTGGCGACAGTATTTATTGCGTGCTGCCCTTGTTCCATACCGCCGCCTGGATTACCTCCATCTATCGCGCACTGATCGAAGGTATTCCTTGCATCATCGAACCGCGTTTTTCCGTCACCACTTTTTGGCAGCGGATTAAAAATTTTGGTGCCACCCAAACATTTTTACTAGGCGCCATGGGCGCATTTTTACTCAACGCACCAGAGCGCGATGATGATAGCGAGACGCCGTTGCGAATTGCCCAGATTGTGCCACTGGCGCCTAATCAATGGCCGATTTTCGAACAACGATTTAACCTGCATTTACTCCGCACAGGCCTCGGTCAAAGTGAATGCCAAATGGTGATGTCACAACTTGAAAATCGCGACGATGTTCCCGTCTATGCCCTGGGCTTTCCGGCTGCCGACACGATTATTCATTTACTCGATGATGAGGGCAAAGAAGTAGCCAGCGGAGAAGTCGGCGAAATTTGTATCAAACCCTTGCAACCTTACGTACTGTTTAATGGTTATTTTGACAACCCCAAAGCCACTGCGGAAGCCTACTTCGGGGACTATTACCGCACCGGTGACTTAGCCCGACAAGACCCCAACACCGGCGCTTACTTTTATGCCGATCGCAAAAAAGATGCGCTGCGTTTTGCCGGTCGAAACATTTCAACGCTTGAGGTCGAAAGCATTGTGCGCAGACACCCGGCGATAAAGGATGTCGCGGCCTTCGGCATTCCTTCAGCAGAAGTAGAAAGTGAGCAGGAACTCAAGCTCAACATTATCCTGAAAGAAGGCAACACTTGCAGCGCGGAAGAACTGTGCGGTTTTATTAACGACAATGCTCCTCATTACTTTGTGCCACGCTATATGAATTTCGTCGACGCACTTCCCTACACCCCAACTAACAAAGTACAGAAATTTAAATTACGCGAGGAAGGCATTGATGAACAGACTTGGGACCTGAAAAAATCGCAATATGTAGTCAGGAAATAA
- a CDS encoding PhnD/SsuA/transferrin family substrate-binding protein: MPILVLILLSLMSGLTRSEEPLIIGFPILVSGQMTRATNEVYTRRMADHMGHPVRFAHYYHDCDLINASLANELDIIAIPPGWASTLISKHHYKVFLQTQARLSLLLVSRNEDPIITIPALTNKRVGRPRKDYEPAALVNSQINNVEGLADSITFVEAGHSKLLVDLLAGRTDAMFNSTLSMSRVSERIRSKLSIVSLAYEAIPAGVLLAKQGTDPDLLKAFHKALTSIPNPLGLEVKYQLLTESDIDAIELIFGLKDIAECSGG; the protein is encoded by the coding sequence ATGCCAATTCTTGTCTTGATACTGTTAAGCCTCATGTCTGGCCTCACAAGGTCAGAGGAGCCGTTAATTATTGGTTTCCCAATATTAGTCAGCGGCCAAATGACAAGGGCTACCAATGAGGTGTATACCCGCAGAATGGCAGATCATATGGGGCATCCTGTTCGTTTCGCACACTACTATCACGACTGCGATCTAATAAATGCGAGCTTGGCCAATGAGCTGGATATCATAGCCATACCTCCCGGTTGGGCTTCCACACTCATTAGTAAGCATCACTACAAGGTATTTCTGCAAACACAAGCCCGGCTCTCGTTGTTACTAGTTTCGCGCAACGAAGACCCCATCATCACTATTCCTGCACTGACAAACAAGAGGGTCGGTAGGCCACGCAAGGACTATGAACCGGCAGCGTTAGTCAACAGCCAAATCAACAATGTTGAGGGATTGGCAGACTCAATCACATTCGTTGAAGCTGGTCACAGTAAATTATTGGTCGACCTATTGGCTGGACGAACAGATGCTATGTTTAACTCTACCTTATCTATGAGCAGAGTTTCCGAACGCATTCGCTCAAAGTTATCCATTGTCAGCTTGGCTTATGAGGCGATACCGGCTGGTGTGTTGCTTGCGAAACAAGGGACGGACCCTGATTTGTTGAAGGCTTTTCATAAGGCCTTAACCAGTATACCAAACCCACTGGGCCTCGAGGTTAAATACCAGCTGCTTACTGAAAGTGATATTGATGCGATTGAGCTCATCTTTGGCCTCAAGGATATAGCTGAATGCTCGGGGGGTTGA
- a CDS encoding ABC transporter substrate-binding protein produces the protein MKKLIITIVFYFFGHVIPAQADIINYLVIERQAEPFQIQDGKGAHSGIITDITREIFKGSDHQINIISQPYKNLQRMVEAGEVNNWLTYGATDWSAPGNINLTENPIFNIRQELLVPKKFGFQFSGIESLLGKTLILIVGFDYPGIDEYIARGEINAVRMTQYKKIFMELLFRDRFTGYLELNTRLDYQLMQVEKPGGRIMPEDFYRYDLSAISPGYDIYFARDPRMPNDIQTLIENRIVELHQDGTIEQILDRYR, from the coding sequence ATGAAAAAATTAATTATTACCATAGTCTTTTATTTTTTTGGCCATGTAATACCAGCGCAGGCCGATATTATTAACTACTTGGTTATAGAGCGGCAAGCGGAACCTTTTCAGATCCAGGATGGAAAGGGGGCGCATAGCGGTATCATTACCGACATTACCAGAGAGATATTTAAAGGCTCTGATCATCAGATTAACATTATCTCCCAGCCTTATAAAAATCTGCAGCGTATGGTGGAAGCGGGTGAGGTCAATAATTGGTTAACCTATGGTGCTACGGATTGGTCAGCACCGGGCAATATCAATCTTACTGAAAATCCGATATTTAATATCAGGCAAGAGCTGTTGGTGCCGAAAAAATTTGGGTTTCAGTTTTCTGGAATAGAGAGTCTTTTAGGTAAGACATTAATATTAATAGTGGGGTTTGATTACCCTGGTATTGATGAATACATTGCGCGGGGGGAAATTAACGCTGTGCGAATGACGCAATACAAAAAGATTTTTATGGAGCTGCTGTTTCGAGATCGCTTTACAGGGTATCTAGAGCTCAATACTCGATTGGATTATCAATTAATGCAAGTCGAGAAACCGGGGGGGCGAATTATGCCGGAAGATTTTTATCGATACGATCTCTCCGCTATTAGTCCTGGTTACGATATCTATTTCGCGCGCGACCCTCGAATGCCGAACGACATCCAGACTCTTATTGAAAACCGTATTGTTGAGCTGCATCAGGATGGAACGATAGAACAGATATTAGATCGTTATCGTTAA
- a CDS encoding transposase — MPRPQRLQYEHAFYHVMNRGRGRQAIFHSEAYYQAFLQTLAEAHQRFDAQIHAYCLMGNHYHLLIETPRANLDRIMRHINGVYTQRYNRLKHTDGALFRGRYKAIIVDEDNYLLQLSRYIHRNPAEVKGAVSDVLSTYPWSSYLAYINRAPLPRWLIREKTYQMLGQRQRYKGYQAYIEAGNDEGLLQFYNKGNLASLLGGSEFKESLAQLMQQQQLDTDKLQMLIERPDADRIISVVAKVCKVKGTSLVTRQSGRQAANLPRKLAIYCCQHYGAMPLNVIAVYFGLSHSGSVSPAVADIKRRVARGELKRELSAVEKGLAIIKQT; from the coding sequence ATGCCAAGACCTCAGCGCCTTCAATATGAGCACGCCTTTTACCATGTAATGAATCGTGGTCGGGGACGCCAAGCAATCTTTCACAGTGAAGCTTATTACCAGGCTTTTTTGCAGACATTGGCGGAAGCGCATCAACGTTTCGATGCGCAGATACATGCTTATTGTTTGATGGGTAATCACTATCATTTGCTCATTGAAACACCGCGCGCCAATTTAGATCGCATCATGCGCCATATCAACGGCGTATACACCCAGCGCTATAACCGTCTCAAACACACCGATGGCGCCCTGTTTCGAGGGCGTTACAAAGCTATTATTGTGGATGAAGATAATTACCTTTTGCAGCTCAGTCGCTACATTCATCGCAATCCGGCCGAAGTCAAAGGCGCCGTTTCTGATGTGCTATCCACCTACCCTTGGTCGAGCTATTTGGCTTATATTAATCGAGCACCCTTACCTAGGTGGTTAATACGGGAAAAAACCTATCAAATGCTGGGGCAGCGACAGCGTTATAAAGGGTATCAGGCCTATATCGAAGCAGGTAACGATGAAGGGTTGTTGCAGTTTTACAATAAAGGCAATTTGGCGAGCCTGTTAGGTGGGAGTGAATTCAAAGAGTCACTGGCTCAGCTCATGCAACAACAGCAATTGGATACGGATAAACTGCAAATGCTTATAGAGCGTCCCGATGCAGATCGTATTATTTCGGTTGTGGCCAAGGTCTGTAAGGTCAAGGGAACCAGCCTTGTTACTCGACAATCAGGAAGGCAAGCGGCGAATCTTCCGCGTAAGCTGGCCATCTATTGTTGTCAGCACTATGGGGCTATGCCATTAAATGTTATCGCGGTGTATTTCGGATTGTCCCATTCTGGTAGCGTGTCACCGGCAGTGGCGGACATTAAGAGAAGGGTGGCGCGAGGTGAGTTGAAAAGGGAGTTGTCGGCGGTGGAAAAGGGTTTGGCTATTATAAAACAGACTTGA
- a CDS encoding DUF6036 family nucleotidyltransferase, with the protein MNHVSQEELYTTTPMGAAVLRMFSTLNETAALLYPDAEPGSVRAYIFGGAAVHIYTKARGSRDVDAEIQGADKLRPQDLVVDYEDEDGEPQLLVWDSNYNPTLGPLHEDYAEDAILLTQDDEDILWVYIASADDLAVSKLGRFAEHDRNDIKALAKRGRINSSSLRVRAEDAFKYYVGNVDSARGSLQLALNDLEKYEDE; encoded by the coding sequence ATGAATCATGTGAGCCAAGAAGAACTCTATACAACAACCCCGATGGGGGCCGCCGTACTGAGGATGTTTTCGACGCTGAATGAAACGGCTGCGCTATTGTATCCAGACGCTGAGCCTGGTTCTGTTCGTGCTTATATCTTTGGTGGAGCAGCCGTCCATATTTATACGAAGGCTAGGGGCTCTCGTGATGTAGACGCTGAAATTCAGGGGGCTGATAAGCTGAGGCCTCAGGATCTAGTCGTTGATTATGAAGACGAAGATGGCGAACCGCAGTTATTAGTGTGGGATAGTAACTATAATCCTACTTTGGGCCCTCTACATGAGGATTATGCAGAGGATGCCATCCTACTAACACAGGATGATGAGGATATTCTTTGGGTTTATATTGCTTCAGCGGATGACTTGGCTGTTTCCAAGTTAGGCAGATTTGCAGAGCACGATAGAAATGATATAAAGGCGTTGGCAAAGCGAGGGAGAATTAACTCATCGTCCCTGAGGGTGCGTGCAGAAGATGCATTCAAGTATTACGTGGGTAACGTCGATAGCGCAAGAGGAAGTTTACAGCTTGCTTTAAATGATTTAGAAAAATATGAAGATGAATGA
- a CDS encoding integrase core domain-containing protein, with amino-acid sequence MLSSFINPRRLARAAIIVKPATLLKFHQALIKKKYQLLYSSKARKKTGPKGPSKELINAIIEMKQRNPRYGCPRIAQQINVAFGLNINKDIVRRILEKYYKPDPTNQGPSWLTMLGHTKDSLWSVDLFRCESILLKSHWVLVVMDQCTRRIIGFGVHAGPVDGATICRLFNEVMSKNNRPTYLSSDNDPLFQYQRWQANLRILDIQEVKSVPYTPISHPFVERLIGSVRRELLDQAFFWNTNDLERKLSEYQHYYNQCRVHTSQDGQAPVKDREIKPIELKNHGWQSFCRGLFQLPSAA; translated from the coding sequence TTGCTTAGTTCTTTCATCAATCCCCGTCGATTAGCCAGAGCTGCAATTATTGTTAAACCCGCCACGCTACTCAAGTTTCACCAAGCGCTAATCAAAAAGAAATACCAGCTCCTTTACTCCTCGAAAGCAAGAAAAAAAACCGGACCCAAGGGCCCATCAAAAGAATTGATCAATGCCATTATTGAAATGAAACAGCGCAACCCTCGCTATGGATGCCCTCGAATCGCTCAGCAAATTAATGTGGCTTTTGGACTAAACATTAATAAAGATATCGTCCGACGAATTTTAGAAAAATACTATAAACCCGACCCAACGAATCAAGGACCGTCATGGCTGACAATGCTCGGCCACACCAAGGACAGCTTATGGAGTGTTGATCTATTTCGTTGCGAATCAATATTACTGAAAAGCCATTGGGTGCTGGTTGTAATGGATCAATGCACACGACGTATTATAGGCTTTGGTGTTCATGCGGGGCCGGTAGACGGCGCGACCATATGCCGTTTATTTAACGAAGTTATGTCCAAAAATAACCGTCCCACTTACCTCAGTTCAGACAACGACCCACTGTTTCAATATCAGCGATGGCAAGCCAATTTACGCATATTGGATATTCAAGAAGTAAAGTCCGTACCCTACACCCCAATATCGCATCCTTTTGTCGAACGACTGATTGGCAGTGTTAGGCGAGAACTTCTGGACCAAGCTTTTTTCTGGAATACGAATGATCTTGAGAGAAAGCTTAGTGAGTACCAGCACTATTACAACCAATGTCGAGTTCACACTTCTCAAGATGGCCAAGCTCCAGTGAAAGATCGTGAGATAAAACCCATTGAATTGAAAAACCATGGCTGGCAATCATTTTGTCGTGGGCTTTTTCAACTCCCAAGTGCCGCTTAA